GTGCCCGGGCAGGTCGAGACACTCGTGAAATCGACCGGCTTCTTCCGTGCGAAGACGAAGAGCCTGCTTGGCATGGCGGCGCGCGTGGTGGAGCGGCACGGCGGCGAGATCCCGCACACGATGGCCGAACTCGTGGTGCTGCCCGGGGTGGGCCGGAAGACGGCCAATGTGGTGCTGGGCAACGCCTTCGGGATCAACGATGGGGTGGTGGTGGATACCCATGTCGGCCGTCTCGCCAGCCGGCTCGGGCTGACGAAGGCCACTGACCCGGTGAAGGTGGAACAGGCCCTGATGCCCCTCTTTCCCCGCGAGAACTGGGCGATGCTGTCCCACCTGCTGATCTGGCACGGCCGCCAGGTGTGCGATGCCCGTGCGCCGCGCTGCGGTGCCTGCACGTTGCGGCCGGTCTGTCCGTCGGCGCCGCTGGATCAGTAGGGCGGGCGGGTCCCCTGGCCCGGCAAAGCTGGTAGATTCGGGGCTGCGCGACGCCGGGCTTGCCGCCCGCGGATGCCATCACAACGGATACCGGAGACACCGTGGCCAAGATCGTCACGTTCGAAACCAACAAGGGCACCATCACGGCGGAGCTGTTCGAGGGCGAGGCACCGATCGCCGCCGCCAATTTCGAGAAGCTCGCCAACGAGAAGTTCTACGACGGCGTGAAGTTCCACCGCGTGATCCCCGACTTCGTCGTGCAGGGCGGCGACCCGAAGTCGCGCGACCTCCCGAACGGCCATCCGCAGGTGGGCACCGGTGGACCCGGCTACACGATCAAGTGCGAGACGGCCGGCAATCCCCACAAGCACAAGCCGGGCGCCCTCTCGATGGCGCATGCCGGCAAGGACACCGGCGGCAGTCAGTTCTTCATCGTGCTGAACGAGCGCAACACGCAGCACCTGAACGGCGTGCACACGGTGTTCGGGCAGGTGACGGCAGGGATGGACGTGGTGAACAAGATCGTCGGCAACGATGTGATGAACACGGTCCGGGTGGCCTGATTCGTCGCGTGTGACCGCGCGGGCAGGGTGCCTGCGCGGCTGACTCTTTTCAGGACCTTTCGATGAGCTCGTCCCATTCAGCGGGAGAAAGTGATCGTTCGGCCGCATTCACCGGACTCGGCCTTGGCGCCATCCTGGTGGCCGCCATCCTGTTCGCGGTCGTGAAGGTCACGAACAACAGCGCCGCGCACGCCGAGGGCGGCGCGAAGGAAGCGGCCGAGTCGACGAAGTAGCGTGACGATTTCGCCCCGGGTTCCCGGCGCCGGCGGCGCCATGCGGCCAGTCCGCAACGTTGCGAACCCGGGGTGCGTACCCATGGCAACCCAGACCCGGTGCCATGGCCAGCCAGCCGCTCTCGCTCGTGACTTTCGATTCCCCCGCCGTGCCGCGTGTGCGGCGGGGCGTCGTGGCGCGTAAGTCGATCCGGGCGAGCACCGGGGGTGCCGAGAGCGCGAAGGCCGCCGAGGCGCTGGTCCGCGCGCGGGAAGAGGAGCGTGGGTTCGTGCTGGCCGCGCAGGAGGGAGATACGGGGGCCTTCGCCCAGCTCGTGCGCCGCCACCAGCAGCGGGCCTACGCCGTGGCCCGCGCCGTGCTCCTGTCGCACGAGGATGCCGAGGACGCCGTGCAGGAGGGGTTCCTGCACGCGCACCGGGCGCTGGCACGATTCCGGCCGGACCAGCCCTTCGGCGCCTGGCTGCACCGGATCATCAGCAATGCGGCGCTGGACCTGGCGCGGCGCCGGAAGGTGCGCGACACGGACGAGCTGGTCGACACTCACGCGAGTCCCTTCCGCGATCCTGCTGAAGCGGATGAACTGCACGATCGTCTGCGGAGTGCGCTGACCCAGCTGCCCGACCGGCAGCGGTCGGTGCTGGTCCTGCACGACGTGGAGGGGTACAAGCACGCCGAGATCGGCGCGATGCTCGGAATTCCCGAGGGCACCGCCCGCTCCGACCTGCACCATGCCAGGGCGGCCATGCGCACCATCCTGGGCGCGCTCCGTCGCCTGGCCTGAGACACACCATGGACACTGAAGATTTCGACCGCGATCCCGCAGTGACACTGCAGCTTCGATCGTTGATGCGTCCCCCGGCAGACCCGGCGTACTGGGACGGGCTCGAGGCACGGATCATGGCACAGGTGCTCGCCGACGAGAAGCCGGTGGCCCGGGCGCGGCGCACCTCGGGTGCGTTCGCGGTGATCGGGGGCTGGTGGGAGCCGTTCGCACAGTGGCGCCGGATCGGCGGCATGGCCGCGGCGGCCGCGCTGTTGCTGACGGTCTGGGGGTTGTGGAAGACCTCCAGCGACGAGCGCCGGCTGGCGGACGAGGCGGCGGTGGAGGCCCTCTCGATCCCGCTGGATTCCACCGGCCGGCCGCTGAGCGACGCGCCGCGCGAAAAGACCGTGCCTGACCTGTTCCGCTACTGAGCCGGATGTCGAATACGATCCAGCGCACCAAGGCGCAGGCGATCTTCTTCCTGCTCGGTGCGGTGCTGGTGGGCGGCGCGCTTGGCTTCACGGCCAACCGGGCCATCGAGCACCGTCCGGGGGTGCCGAAGAACCAGCGTGGCTCCCGGGACGAGCTGGCGCGCCGGCTGGCGCTGGATGCCTCGCAGCGGGTGATGATGGACTCGGTGCTGGATGCCCGGAACGAGACGATGAAGGCGCTGCTG
The sequence above is a segment of the Gemmatimonadaceae bacterium genome. Coding sequences within it:
- the nth gene encoding endonuclease III, which produces MSPARKAAVSTKATPGVSRPGKAAHAAPKPARRIVLRTRFPQRRGAALRSHAAAVYAELARLYPAAHCELDFRNAYELTVATILSAQCTDKRVNMVTPALFAACPDAATLATAVPGQVETLVKSTGFFRAKTKSLLGMAARVVERHGGEIPHTMAELVVLPGVGRKTANVVLGNAFGINDGVVVDTHVGRLASRLGLTKATDPVKVEQALMPLFPRENWAMLSHLLIWHGRQVCDARAPRCGACTLRPVCPSAPLDQ
- a CDS encoding peptidylprolyl isomerase produces the protein MAKIVTFETNKGTITAELFEGEAPIAAANFEKLANEKFYDGVKFHRVIPDFVVQGGDPKSRDLPNGHPQVGTGGPGYTIKCETAGNPHKHKPGALSMAHAGKDTGGSQFFIVLNERNTQHLNGVHTVFGQVTAGMDVVNKIVGNDVMNTVRVA
- a CDS encoding sigma-70 family RNA polymerase sigma factor; amino-acid sequence: MASQPLSLVTFDSPAVPRVRRGVVARKSIRASTGGAESAKAAEALVRAREEERGFVLAAQEGDTGAFAQLVRRHQQRAYAVARAVLLSHEDAEDAVQEGFLHAHRALARFRPDQPFGAWLHRIISNAALDLARRRKVRDTDELVDTHASPFRDPAEADELHDRLRSALTQLPDRQRSVLVLHDVEGYKHAEIGAMLGIPEGTARSDLHHARAAMRTILGALRRLA